A section of the Phaseolus vulgaris cultivar G19833 chromosome 8, P. vulgaris v2.0, whole genome shotgun sequence genome encodes:
- the LOC137825788 gene encoding uncharacterized protein isoform X1, translating into MASKASSSASETQTLSSIPDKHVSLTLDYLKTLGMDRAIPRSFDTSGFYSNFFGSFLKVNDIKRGRISCTISVKLPIANFYGTLHGGSVASFVESLSIACARTVVAEDKELFLGEIDVSYLSAAPINEEVVAEARVVKSGRNVTMIALEFKLKKTGTLTYIAHTTFYNIPVAKL; encoded by the exons ATGGCGTCAAAAGCTTCTTCCTCTGCTTCTGAAACCCAAACACTGTCTTCAATTCCCGACAAACATGTTTCTCTAACTCTCGATTATCTTAAAACATTGGGCATGGACAGAGCCATTCCACGGAGTTTCGATACCAGCGGCTTCTACTCCAACTTCTTTGGAAGCTTCCTCAAAGTCAACGACATCAAAAGGGGACGAATCTCTTGCACTATTTCTGTCAAGCTTCCAATTGCA AATTTTTATGGAACACTGCATGGAGGATCTGTTGCCTCTTTTGTTGAGTCGCTGTCTATTGCTTGTGCTAGAACTGTTGTTGCTGAGGACAAGGAACTTTTTCTTGGGGAAATTGATGTTTCTTACCTCTCTGCAGCTCCAATAAAT GAAGAAGTTGTAGCTGAAGCTCGTGTGGTGAAGAGTGGAAGAAATGTGACTATGATTGCACTAGAGTTTAAGCTGAAGAAGACTGGGACTTTGACATATATTGCTCATACCACCTTCTATAACATCCCAGTTGCCAAGTTATGA
- the LOC137826286 gene encoding 16 kDa phloem protein 2-like, which translates to MPRGTLEVILTSANHLHNSDFFGKMDPYVILTYRTQEHRSSVAKGAGSKPRWNESFLFTVSDSVSELSLRLMDKDTLTKDDFLGETRINLEPVFDVGSIPESSYNVVKDQNYCGEVKVALTFNPERGYGEE; encoded by the exons ATGCCTCGTGGGACGCTTGAAGTTATTTTAACAAGTGCAAACCACCTTCACAACAGTGATTTTTTCG GAAAAATGGATCCTTATGTGATTCTCACTTATCGCACTCAGGAGCACCGAAGCAGTGTGGCTAAAG GTGCAGGATCAAAACCCCGTTGGAATGAAAGCTTTCTTTTCACTGTTTCTGACAGTGTCTCTGAACTTAGTCTCAGGCTAATGGACAAAGATACCTTAACCAAGGATGATTTTCTGGGCGAGACCAG AATTAATCTGGAACCTGTGTTTGATGTGGGGAGCATTCCAGAAAGTTCTTACAATGTTGTGAAGGACCAAAACTACTGTGGGGAGGTTAAGGTGGCACTCACCTTTAATCCTGAG AGAGGATATGGAGAAGAATAA
- the LOC137825788 gene encoding uncharacterized protein isoform X2, with protein sequence MASKASSSASETQTLSSIPDKHVSLTLDYLKTLGMDRAIPRSFDTSGFYSNFFGSFLKVNDIKRGRISCTISVKLPIANFYGTLHGGSVASFVESLSIACARTVVAEDKELFLGEIDVSYLSAAPINSSLKFELCSLHSSSNSSISAQGRSCS encoded by the exons ATGGCGTCAAAAGCTTCTTCCTCTGCTTCTGAAACCCAAACACTGTCTTCAATTCCCGACAAACATGTTTCTCTAACTCTCGATTATCTTAAAACATTGGGCATGGACAGAGCCATTCCACGGAGTTTCGATACCAGCGGCTTCTACTCCAACTTCTTTGGAAGCTTCCTCAAAGTCAACGACATCAAAAGGGGACGAATCTCTTGCACTATTTCTGTCAAGCTTCCAATTGCA AATTTTTATGGAACACTGCATGGAGGATCTGTTGCCTCTTTTGTTGAGTCGCTGTCTATTGCTTGTGCTAGAACTGTTGTTGCTGAGGACAAGGAACTTTTTCTTGGGGAAATTGATGTTTCTTACCTCTCTGCAGCTCCAATAAAT AGTAGTCTAAAGTTTGAACTTTGCAGCCTCCATTCTTCAAGCAATAGTTCAATTTCAGCTCAAG GAAGAAGTTGTAGCTGA